The Tenrec ecaudatus isolate mTenEca1 chromosome 6, mTenEca1.hap1, whole genome shotgun sequence genome has a window encoding:
- the DDIT3 gene encoding DNA damage-inducible transcript 3 protein: protein MEAESLPFPFGTLPSWELEAWYEDLQEVLSSDENGGTYVSPPGNEEEASKTFTPLDPASLAWLTAEPGPTEVTRTSQSPQSPESSQSSLAQEEEEEDPKRPRKRKQSGQSPARAGKQRMKEKEQENEKKVAQLAEENERLKQEIERLTREVEATRRALIDRMVNLQQT from the exons ATGGAAGCTGAGTCGTTGCCTTTCCCCTTTGGGACACTGCCCAGCTGGGAGCTGGAGGCCTGGTATGAGGACCTTCAGGAGGTCCTGTCCTCAGATGAAAATGGGGGGACCTATGTCTCACCCCCTGGAAACGAGGAG GAAGCATCCAAAACCTTCACCCCTCTCGACCCTGCCTCTCTGGCTTGGCTGACTGCGGAGCCGGGACCAACAGAGGTCACACGCACCTCCCAGAGCCCTCAGTCTCCAGAGTCCAGCCAGAGCTCCCTggctcaggaggaggaagaggaagaccccaAAAGACCCAGGAAACGGAAGCAGAGTGGCCAGTCCCCAGCTCGGGCTGGGAAGCAACGCATGAAGGAGAAAGAACAGGAAAACGAGAAGAAAGTGGCGCAGCTTGCTGAAGAGAATGAACGGCTCAAGCAGGAAATTGAGCGCCTGACCAGGGAAGTAGAGGCGACTCGCCGAGCTCTGATTGACCGGATGGTTAACCTACAACAAACATGA